The nucleotide window TGCAGGTAAAAAGTATCTGGAACAGGCTGGTGCCCACTACAACGTGCATCGGCATCCGCAGCATGTATACCATTACCGGTACCATAATGAAGCCGCCGCCCACCCCCATGATGGCCGCCAAAATTCCCACAAGTGCGCCGAGGCCGACAGGCATCAGAAGCGACATCGTAACGCCCGATTTGACGAACTGCGTCCGCCATGGCAGCGACTGATTCAATCTCGTAAACCACGACACTTGATCCGACGCCTTCGTCTCTATATCCTTGAGACGCCCGCCGCGCAGGCTGCGCAGACTCTCCTGAAACATGTAACTGCCGACAACACCCAGCATCACCACGTACGTTATCTTGATGACGAAATCGGCGTTCCCCAGGGCTCTCAGGATTTTGATCAACTGCACCCCGAGTGTTCCCCCCGCGACGCCGCCGACAAGCAGATAGATTCCCATTTTGAAATCCACATTGCCCATTCGCCAGTGCGCGTAGGTGCCGGAAGAGGAGGCCGCCACAATCTGATTCGAATCAGAAGCGGCGGCAACCGTGGGAGGAATACCAATCATGATAAGCAGCGGAGTCAGGAGAAAACCGCCGCCCACTCCGAAAAGACCTGAAAGAAAACCAACCAGCCCGCCAAGGCCGACCAGCAAGAAGAGGTTGATGCTGGCGCCCGCGATTGGAAGATACAGAAAAGCGCTCATTGCCCCTCCAATTCACCGTTCAATCATTATTATACTCGAATCAGCGCGCAAACCATCATCTTATCGACTGATCTCCTGTATTCCTCCTGCACCCGTTTCAGCCCCGCGGCTCGAATCCGGGCTGAAGCAGGGCAGGTAAACACTGAATGTTGAACCCTTTCCAACCTCGCTCGAAACCATAATTTTCCCGGTGTGCTTCTTGATAATGCCGAAGCACACCGAAAGCCCCAGGCCCGTCCCTTCATTGATGTTCTTGGTGGTGAAATACGGGTCGAAAATCAACTGGAGATGTTCTTGCTTGATGCCGACCCCCGTGTCGATTACGTCGATCTTCAAAAGTCCTACATGCGTGTCGCTTATGACCAGGCGTAGCTTGCCTCCCGAAGGCATGGCTTGTATGGCGTTGGTCAACAGATTCAAGAACACCTGCTGCAAATTATTCCTGTTGCCGTTTACCACCGGAACGACCGGAGGATAATCCTTTTCCACCGTGATCCCGTTCAGGTTCATCTGATTTTGGAGCAGGCGCAAGATGTCCTCGATTACCGAAGTAATGTCCAACTGCTCGAATGCGTCCGGCTTCACACGGGTGAAATGCAGAAGCTCCTTTACCGTGCTGCTCGCCCGGTCCCCTTGCTGCATGATCTCTCCCAGAAGACGCCTCTTCTCTTGATTGTCAAGGCCGTCATAGTTCTCCAGGATGTATTCCGCGGTAATATTTATGTTGTTTATGGGATTGTTAAGCTCATGCGCAACACCGGAAGTGAGAAGGCCTATGGCAGCCACTTTGTGAGATTGAATTAACTGGTCCTGTTTGATCTCGATTTCCCTGATCATCTTGTTGATAGCGACGGCAAGATTCGAAAACTCATCGCGGTAGCGACGCGCAGGGGTGATAGGGGAGTAATCGCCCGTCGCTATGCGTTCCGCATACGCAACAAAACGCCAGAGAGGCCTGAGCACTCTCCGTCCCAAAAAATAGGTGTTAAACGCAAAAAAACAAAATAAGAACACGAACGAATAAATATGCACTTTCCGCGAGAGAAGGATCATCTTGTCGAGAGCCCTTTTTTCCTCCTGCATCAGGTGCTCGGCGAAATTCACTATCTCCTGCCCATTTCTGCGAACTTCCGCTTCGGCCTGCTTCTTCAGCGGAGAAGAATCGCCGCCGGATGAAAGTTCCGATTGCCGAAGCTTCAGCAGTGAATCTTCATACTCCTTCAGGCGGGGCAAAATGATTGAAAACCCCTTTTCCCCCATCACTCCCTCCAGACCCTCCG belongs to Candidatus Abyssobacteria bacterium SURF_5 and includes:
- a CDS encoding sensor histidine kinase → MQNSPDRVAEAQLSNPALWASGADRKETPTDVALKALQKRPKFSIRMQIYVAVAVSFVIFFGVAMSLLITTYLIEHKVRFLEISNSYLFEIQQARRFEKNFFLYGTNMDEALENIANARQVLLENAEGLEGVMGEKGFSIILPRLKEYEDSLLKLRQSELSSGGDSSPLKKQAEAEVRRNGQEIVNFAEHLMQEEKRALDKMILLSRKVHIYSFVFLFCFFAFNTYFLGRRVLRPLWRFVAYAERIATGDYSPITPARRYRDEFSNLAVAINKMIREIEIKQDQLIQSHKVAAIGLLTSGVAHELNNPINNINITAEYILENYDGLDNQEKRRLLGEIMQQGDRASSTVKELLHFTRVKPDAFEQLDITSVIEDILRLLQNQMNLNGITVEKDYPPVVPVVNGNRNNLQQVFLNLLTNAIQAMPSGGKLRLVISDTHVGLLKIDVIDTGVGIKQEHLQLIFDPYFTTKNINEGTGLGLSVCFGIIKKHTGKIMVSSEVGKGSTFSVYLPCFSPDSSRGAETGAGGIQEISR
- a CDS encoding sulfite exporter TauE/SafE family protein, which encodes MSAFLYLPIAGASINLFLLVGLGGLVGFLSGLFGVGGGFLLTPLLIMIGIPPTVAAASDSNQIVAASSSGTYAHWRMGNVDFKMGIYLLVGGVAGGTLGVQLIKILRALGNADFVIKITYVVMLGVVGSYMFQESLRSLRGGRLKDIETKASDQVSWFTRLNQSLPWRTQFVKSGVTMSLLMPVGLGALVGILAAIMGVGGGFIMVPVMVYMLRMPMHVVVGTSLFQILFTCINVTFMQAYVNQTVDLMLALLLLIGSTLGAQLGARISKRLKADQLKILLASIVLVVMLKMLGELLMQPSILLSVKGGH